Proteins found in one Arachis stenosperma cultivar V10309 chromosome 8, arast.V10309.gnm1.PFL2, whole genome shotgun sequence genomic segment:
- the LOC130946112 gene encoding F-box/kelch-repeat protein At3g23880-like: protein MDKHMQIMNKEAKRNASRGLELVSCSRARTRQLADLSEEMIMEILLRLPTRTLASLKSVCRSWRNLISTPDFTRKHLRRSCLRDSSLTPPRIFYCTHDGWYGGIESFFQPSMLDNPSKPTKVARFSRGGYRIVGSCHGLLCFFDSDADHHIHAILWNPCTGFIFQSPQINGRSYFSGFGYDHLSDTYKFYATITKKVASGVESSARIYTFGPTSSWRRIDDIPSTLLCPRTVYDPCMADNLKGVFLSSGNACTINWCVYDVVLYFDLGKETYGRFTLPDRDSNNGYSWTHCTSLYVLRDCLSVCYRKTQRWIVWQMKEYGEAKSWTPLATIPFHPQLYDPLQPLYISESDVLFVMSRSFKLVLCNLNDGSIDFSMIDSCSNGMEFCLYLSQYSSFRMAYIFHESLVSPNGLQSNSSKMLLHFIKSEPKPKPNLSFTW from the coding sequence ATGGACAAACACATGCAGATCATGAATAAGGAAGCGAAGAGGAATGCGTCCAGAGGGCTGGAACTGGTCAGTTGCTCCAGGGCAAGAACACGGCAGCTGGCAGACCTTTCGGAGGAGATGATAATGGAAATCTTGCTGAGGCTTCCGACAAGGACGCTTGCTTCCCTAAAGAGCGTGTGCAGGTCATGGAGAAACCTCATTTCAACCCCTGACTTCACCCGCAAGCACCTTCGTCGTTCATGCTTACGCGATTCAAGCCTGACTCCGCCACGGATTTTTTATTGCACTCACgatggttggtatggtggtatCGAATCTTTCTTCCAGCCGTCAATGTTGGACAATCCTTCGAAACCTACTAAAGTCGCTCGCTTCAGTAGGGGAGGCTACAGAATCGTTGGTTCTTGCCATGGATTGTTATGCTTCTTTGATAGCGATGCTGATCACCACATCCATGCCATCTTGTGGAACCCCTGTACCGGATTCATATTCCAATCACCGCAAATCAACGGCAGATCCTACTTTTCTGGCTTTGGTTACGACCATCTCAGTGACACCTATAAATTTTACGCAACGATAACGAAGAAAGTGGCATCTGGTGTTGAATCTAGTGCCAGAATTTATACATTTGGACCAACTTCGTCTTGGAGAAGAATTGATGATATCCCATCTACCCTACTTTGTCCCCGAACAGTTTACGATCCTTGTATGGCTGATAATTTGAAAGGGGTATTTTTAAGTAGTGGCAATGCATGCACTATTAATTGGTGTGTTTATGATGTGGTTCTTTATTTTGACTTGGGTAAAGAGACTTATGGTCGTTTTACCCTGCCTGATAGGGATTCAAATAATGGTTATTCCTGGACTCACTGCACCAGCTTATATGTCTTGAGAGACTGCCTTTCTGTTTGTTATAGGAAAACACAACGTTGGATTGTGTGGCAGATGAAGGAATACGGAGAAGCTAAATCTTGGACTCCATTGGCAACGATTCCTTTTCATCCGCAACTGTATGATCCTTTACAACCTCTCTACATCTCAGAAAGCGATGTGCTTTTTGTCATGTCTCGATCTTTTAAATTAGTCTTGTGTAACTTAAACGATGGCAGCATAGATTTTTCCATGATTGACAGCTGCTCTAATGGCATGGAGTTCTGTCTTTATCTTTCTCAATATTCAAGTTTTAGAATGGCTTATATTTTCCATGAAAGCTTAGTTTCACCCAATGGTCTTCAAAGTAACTCATCCAAAATGCTGCTGCACTTCATCAAGtctgaacccaaacccaaaccCAATCTTAGTTTCACTTGGTGA